Proteins from a genomic interval of Streptomyces sp. NBC_01445:
- a CDS encoding IS5 family transposase (programmed frameshift), with translation MGSGQWDWIVPDGLWEIAEPLLPAARVRPQGGGVANIDDEAVFAAIIYVLVSGCAWRALPPCFGASKSTVHRRFVIWSRAGVWGRLHQRVLQRLDEQGLVDLSRAVLDSAHVRAKKGGELAGPSPVDRGKPGSKMHVLSDANGLPLRVGISAANTHDSLALKPMLSHFHMGHDSHATESKPTRLHADKAYDIPHLRRWLWGKHIGVRIARKGVESSERLGRRRWVIERTMSWLSGYRRLNHRFERQPANYLAFLGLAAALCSYKRLLTLTM, from the exons ATGGGTAGTGGGCAATGGGACTGGATTGTTCCGGATGGTTTGTGGGAGATCGCCGAGCCGTTACTGCCGGCGGCGCGGGTGCGGCCGCAGGGTGGTGGCGTAGCGAACATCGATGACGAGGCAGTCTTCGCCGCGATCATCTATGTCCTGGTCAGCGGCTGCGCCTGGCGGGCCTTGCCGCCGTGCTTCGGGGCGTCGAAGTCGACCGTGCACCGCCGGTTCGTCATCTGGTCCCGTGCCGGTGTCTGGGGCCGGCTGCACCAGAGAGTTCTTCAACGCCTGGACGAGCAGGGCCTGGTGGACCTCTCACGAGCAGTCCTTGACTCTGCCCACGTCCGGGCTA AAAAAGGGGGCGAACTTGCAGGTCCGAGCCCCGTGGACCGGGGTAAGCCCGGTTCCAAGATGCACGTCTTGTCGGACGCGAACGGACTGCCCCTACGCGTGGGAATCTCCGCAGCGAACACCCACGACAGCCTCGCGCTGAAGCCGATGCTGTCCCATTTCCACATGGGACACGATTCCCACGCGACCGAATCCAAGCCCACGCGCCTGCACGCCGACAAGGCTTACGACATCCCCCACCTGCGGCGATGGTTATGGGGCAAACACATAGGCGTGCGTATCGCCCGCAAAGGAGTCGAGTCCAGCGAACGACTGGGCCGCCGCAGGTGGGTTATCGAGCGGACCATGTCCTGGCTGTCCGGCTACCGCCGACTCAACCACCGCTTTGAGCGCCAACCCGCCAACTACCTGGCCTTTCTCGGACTCGCCGCCGCCCTCTGCAGCTACAAACGACTCCTCACGCTCACCATGTAG
- a CDS encoding DUF6197 family protein, whose translation MPTTPAPPTDTASAPAAPQAPPAPLTLDERLALTNTLMTARLNEAAVAYEVNTHHIPLDPVQLDDVVTVPLTPHRCPQTGRTPVAVLLHRAHQLLEAEGWCRNVMVDTDGSRCLLGAVRAAAGGDRGLEASAVDVLMDAIRRRFGDDVPSVPSFNDAWNGPRTPLRILDQAVALADARGC comes from the coding sequence GTGCCCACCACCCCGGCGCCTCCCACCGACACCGCCTCTGCCCCTGCCGCGCCCCAAGCGCCGCCCGCGCCTCTCACGCTCGACGAGCGTCTCGCCCTCACCAATACCCTCATGACCGCCCGTCTCAACGAGGCCGCCGTCGCCTATGAGGTCAACACCCACCACATCCCCCTCGACCCGGTCCAGCTCGATGACGTCGTCACCGTGCCGCTCACCCCGCACCGCTGCCCCCAGACGGGTCGCACCCCGGTCGCCGTCCTCCTGCACCGCGCCCACCAGCTCCTGGAAGCCGAAGGCTGGTGCCGCAACGTCATGGTCGACACCGACGGATCCCGCTGCCTGCTGGGCGCGGTCCGCGCCGCAGCCGGCGGCGACCGAGGCCTGGAAGCCAGCGCAGTCGACGTCCTGATGGACGCGATCCGCCGTCGGTTCGGCGACGACGTCCCCTCCGTCCCGTCGTTCAACGACGCCTGGAACGGGCCCCGCACCCCCCTGCGCATCCTCGACCAGGCCGTCGCCCTCGCCGACGCCCGCGGCTGCTGA
- a CDS encoding GGDEF domain-containing protein — protein MDSVLRVQTRIGQRALLLTTAAVPLAGWTVHAVTLHRRLAASRRNPLTGLLRRDAYTTQARQLLRRHGDDTAVVLVDQDHFKAINDTFGHAAGDAVLAATAARLTAWAGPHTALGRLGGDEFAIVLQAPRGRREDRLAQLMKMLQTPVHVDDGQTVDVAASVGAATPDILNTRDLSVLQQAADAALYDGKHSGHAVLADARHATHTSINGRRAGRPGTGIRGRAA, from the coding sequence ATGGACTCCGTCCTGCGCGTACAGACCCGGATCGGGCAGCGCGCACTCTTACTGACCACCGCAGCCGTGCCGTTGGCCGGCTGGACCGTCCACGCCGTGACGCTCCACCGGCGCCTGGCCGCCAGCCGCCGCAACCCCCTCACCGGGCTGCTGCGCCGCGACGCGTACACCACCCAGGCCCGCCAGCTCCTACGCCGCCACGGCGACGACACAGCCGTCGTCCTGGTCGACCAGGACCACTTCAAAGCCATCAACGACACCTTCGGCCACGCGGCCGGTGACGCCGTCCTCGCGGCGACCGCAGCCCGGCTCACCGCCTGGGCGGGCCCGCACACCGCCCTCGGCCGCCTCGGGGGCGATGAGTTCGCGATCGTCCTGCAGGCGCCCCGCGGCCGACGCGAGGACCGCCTCGCACAGCTGATGAAGATGCTGCAAACGCCGGTGCACGTGGACGACGGGCAGACCGTCGACGTCGCCGCCTCCGTCGGCGCAGCGACGCCCGACATCCTCAACACCCGCGACCTGTCCGTGCTCCAGCAGGCCGCCGACGCTGCCCTGTACGACGGCAAGCACTCCGGCCACGCAGTCCTCGCCGACGCCCGGCACGCAACGCACACGTCCATCAACGGGCGCCGCGCCGGCCGCCCCGGAACCGGAATCAGGGGGCGAGCCGCATGA